In a single window of the Bdellovibrionota bacterium genome:
- a CDS encoding helix-turn-helix domain-containing protein has product MNKEVVLSDLLKEIRINYQLLKKGVEFVHKGSDLSVSVRGIIEILNDNGGMTVPHLAKLRHLSRQSVQVLVDQMQEQGWVESKPNPFHKKSSLIELTDEGKRAYKNMQDQEIKHMKKLDIDIPVKKLEEALKLVGHINKKIDIFLRQD; this is encoded by the coding sequence ATGAATAAAGAAGTCGTTTTATCAGATCTATTAAAAGAGATTAGAATCAACTATCAACTCCTTAAAAAAGGAGTTGAGTTCGTCCATAAGGGTTCAGACTTATCGGTGAGCGTAAGAGGCATTATTGAAATCCTGAATGATAATGGGGGAATGACTGTTCCTCACTTGGCAAAGCTTAGACATTTGAGCCGCCAAAGTGTTCAGGTTTTGGTGGATCAGATGCAAGAGCAGGGGTGGGTAGAGTCAAAGCCAAACCCATTCCATAAGAAATCCTCGCTCATCGAGCTTACAGATGAAGGTAAAAGGGCTTATAAAAACATGCAGGATCAAGAGATCAAGCATATGAAAAAATTAGACATTGATATCCCGGTAAAAAAACTCGAAGAAGCTTTAAAGCTTGTAGGGCACATCAATAAAAAGATCGATATCTTCTTAAGACAGGATTAA
- a CDS encoding ImmA/IrrE family metallo-endopeptidase, which translates to MNSAPIYKDPEDLLLDLGITKPEEIDLLSIAQFCNAHVVVQPLNGIEGRIIGNASEAFITVNANSSPERQRFSIGHELGHWMYDRGKPFFNCASSDFKKWGIRELDPEVRANKYSANLIMPTSMFVPMTRREPINFATVKKLMSIFNSTLMATAIRLVEQGPYPSMLVCTVAGKRKWFCRNKVLPTFVWPIENLCMDSFAAELLKGLQKSANGTVGADSWVTLKGSEDYLVFEDSIKIGNKTILSIIWWKDESQISALV; encoded by the coding sequence ATGAATAGCGCTCCGATATATAAAGATCCAGAAGACTTGCTTTTAGACTTGGGAATTACAAAACCAGAAGAAATTGATTTGCTATCAATAGCTCAATTTTGTAACGCACATGTGGTTGTTCAGCCTTTAAATGGGATCGAAGGTAGAATTATTGGCAATGCGAGCGAAGCATTTATAACAGTAAATGCGAACTCATCACCAGAACGGCAAAGATTTTCAATCGGGCATGAGCTGGGGCACTGGATGTATGATAGGGGAAAGCCATTTTTCAACTGCGCGAGCAGTGATTTTAAAAAATGGGGAATTAGAGAGCTGGATCCAGAGGTACGAGCAAATAAATATTCTGCTAATTTAATTATGCCCACATCAATGTTTGTACCCATGACAAGACGCGAACCAATTAATTTTGCTACCGTAAAAAAATTAATGTCTATATTTAATTCAACACTAATGGCAACAGCTATTCGGCTTGTTGAACAAGGACCTTATCCAAGTATGTTAGTTTGTACTGTGGCTGGTAAGCGTAAGTGGTTCTGCCGTAATAAAGTTTTACCAACATTTGTTTGGCCAATCGAAAATCTATGTATGGATAGCTTCGCCGCTGAGCTATTAAAGGGATTGCAGAAATCAGCAAATGGAACAGTAGGTGCAGATAGTTGGGTTACCTTAAAAGGATCAGAAGATTACTTAGTATTTGAAGATTCAATAAAAATAGGAAATAAAACAATCTTAAGTATAATTTGGTGGAAGGATGAATCCCAAATATCCGCTCTAGTGTAA
- a CDS encoding DUF3892 domain-containing protein: protein MARCRITCIIMSSSSNKHEHIAAVGNPAAPWKLSTEEAIRRIESKIDSFYVEDPKTGKSADVGVVREAGKYPYLRTHADGFWNDNLLSLSTCPL from the coding sequence ATGGCACGTTGCCGAATTACCTGTATTATAATGAGTTCCAGCTCAAACAAACATGAACACATTGCTGCTGTGGGAAATCCAGCTGCTCCATGGAAGCTGAGTACAGAAGAAGCAATTAGAAGAATCGAATCTAAGATCGATTCGTTTTATGTTGAGGATCCAAAAACTGGAAAGTCAGCTGACGTTGGGGTTGTAAGAGAAGCGGGAAAATATCCTTATCTTCGTACTCATGCGGATGGTTTCTGGAATGATAACCTACTATCACTAAGCACTTGTCCGCTGTAA